One genomic region from Conexibacter woesei DSM 14684 encodes:
- a CDS encoding response regulator, with protein MIRVVVADDMALVRGGMKMILEADPGVRVVGEAADGADAVEQAIRTGPDVAVMDIRMPHVDGIEATRRLQQRMPDVRVLVVTTFHLDEYVHEALRAGASGFLLKDTAPDSLVDAVRTVAAGDALLSPAVTRQLIEHYVQRPTPDAGLTGRLAELTPRELDVARLVARGMTNAEIAAELFLGEGTVKTHVTSILSKLALRNRTQIVVAAYESGLVELGRNELPSV; from the coding sequence ATGATCCGGGTAGTGGTGGCAGACGACATGGCGCTGGTGCGCGGCGGCATGAAGATGATCCTCGAGGCCGATCCCGGCGTACGCGTGGTCGGGGAGGCGGCCGACGGCGCCGACGCCGTCGAGCAGGCGATCAGAACCGGGCCGGACGTGGCGGTGATGGACATCCGCATGCCGCACGTCGACGGGATCGAGGCGACACGCCGGCTGCAGCAGCGGATGCCGGACGTGCGCGTGCTGGTCGTGACGACGTTCCACCTCGACGAGTACGTCCACGAGGCGCTGCGCGCCGGCGCGTCCGGCTTCCTGCTGAAGGACACCGCGCCCGACTCGCTCGTCGACGCGGTCCGCACGGTCGCGGCCGGCGACGCGCTGCTCTCCCCCGCCGTCACCCGCCAGCTGATCGAGCACTACGTCCAGCGGCCGACGCCCGACGCCGGGCTGACCGGCCGCCTCGCAGAGCTGACGCCGCGCGAGCTCGACGTCGCGCGGCTGGTCGCGCGCGGCATGACGAACGCCGAGATCGCCGCCGAGCTGTTCCTCGGCGAGGGGACCGTCAAGACGCACGTGACGAGCATCCTGTCGAAGCTCGCGCTGCGCAACCGCACGCAGATCGTCGTCGCCGCGTACGAGAGCGGCCTCGTCGAGCTGGGCCGCAACGAGCTGCCGAGCGTGTAG
- a CDS encoding TetR/AcrR family transcriptional regulator, with translation MASVLSTEERIRRTAMSLFAARGYAATGIREMAEAAGVQTASLYHYMGTKEDLLRSLMLDGNRRLLGCAQLVVEEDAPPEQRLAALVQVHVLSHAHQREEAVVLDTELKSLGEEARAEVVAVRDRYEGLWRSAIEEGAADGVFTLENPSATRLGLIAMCTGVAHWYSPRRGDDDALALAFADTALGAVRARRDGADVRASSPGMPQPAAVRDVLVSLGIDVSG, from the coding sequence ATGGCAAGCGTCCTGTCAACGGAGGAGCGGATCCGCCGCACCGCGATGTCGCTGTTCGCGGCGCGCGGATACGCGGCGACGGGGATCCGCGAGATGGCGGAGGCGGCGGGCGTGCAGACGGCGTCGCTCTACCACTACATGGGCACGAAGGAGGACCTGCTGCGGTCGCTGATGCTGGACGGCAACCGCCGTCTGCTCGGCTGCGCGCAGCTCGTCGTCGAGGAGGACGCGCCGCCGGAGCAGCGGCTCGCCGCGCTCGTCCAGGTGCACGTGCTCAGCCACGCGCACCAGCGCGAGGAGGCGGTCGTGCTCGACACCGAGCTGAAGTCGCTCGGGGAGGAGGCGAGGGCGGAGGTCGTCGCGGTGCGCGACCGCTACGAGGGGCTGTGGCGGTCGGCGATCGAGGAGGGCGCAGCCGACGGCGTCTTCACGCTGGAGAACCCGAGCGCGACGCGGCTCGGCCTGATCGCGATGTGCACCGGTGTCGCGCACTGGTACTCCCCGCGCCGCGGCGACGACGACGCGCTCGCGCTCGCGTTCGCCGACACCGCGCTCGGCGCGGTCCGCGCGCGGCGCGACGGCGCCGACGTGCGCGCGAGCAGCCCCGGCATGCCGCAGCCGGCCGCGGTGCGCGACGTGCTCGTCAGCCTCGGGATCGACGTCAGCGGCTGA
- a CDS encoding AMP-binding protein → MTATPPAAGGLGDLLRSQALSRGDAPLLRFVGETRSYREVDAQTERLAHVLLNRSIGRGDRVALMLPNGLDYPTAWLALAKLGAIAVPINIGYRSADLAHVLRDSGAKLALTTAELEPRIREVDGALPIETPERLAPELAAAPSTPVPVDGGSGDDLLNLQYTSGTTGFPKACMLSHAYWLNLVVRCRELADLGEDDVCIAAQPFTYMDPQWMAATMIGCGGALEILPRFSASTFWRSVRDSGATFTYLIGTMPLLLLRQPEDPAERDHRLRLVSCSGIVPELHAEFERRWNVPWREAYGMTETGLDLHVPIDDAASVGSGSVGRPALGKEARIVGAGDAPLPDGEAGELVVRGGVMMQGYWNRPEETASTLRGGWLHTGDLAVRAPDGSYRLVGRLKDMVRRGGENVAAQEVEAVIATHPAVATVAVIAVPDELLIEEVKAVVELRDGAVVTAPELHAFAAERLARFKVPRFWAFAGDLPRTPSARVEKHKLDAGREDCWDATAETVR, encoded by the coding sequence GTGACGGCAACACCCCCAGCCGCCGGCGGACTGGGCGACCTGCTCCGCAGCCAGGCGCTTTCACGCGGAGATGCACCCTTGCTGCGATTCGTCGGCGAGACGCGCTCCTACCGCGAGGTCGACGCACAGACCGAGCGGCTCGCCCACGTGCTCCTCAATCGATCGATCGGGCGTGGCGACCGCGTCGCGCTGATGCTGCCGAACGGCCTCGACTACCCGACGGCGTGGCTCGCTCTGGCGAAGCTCGGCGCGATCGCCGTGCCCATCAACATCGGCTACCGCAGCGCCGACCTCGCGCACGTGCTGCGCGACTCGGGCGCCAAGCTCGCGCTCACGACGGCGGAGCTGGAGCCGCGGATCCGCGAGGTCGACGGCGCGCTCCCGATCGAGACGCCGGAGCGGCTGGCGCCCGAGCTCGCCGCCGCACCCTCCACGCCGGTGCCGGTCGACGGCGGCAGCGGCGACGACCTGCTCAACCTCCAGTACACCTCGGGCACGACCGGCTTCCCGAAGGCGTGCATGCTCAGCCACGCCTACTGGCTGAACCTCGTCGTCCGCTGCCGCGAGCTGGCGGACCTGGGCGAGGACGACGTCTGCATCGCCGCGCAGCCGTTCACGTACATGGACCCGCAATGGATGGCGGCGACGATGATCGGCTGCGGCGGCGCGCTGGAGATCCTGCCGCGCTTCTCGGCCTCGACCTTCTGGCGCTCGGTCCGCGACAGCGGCGCGACGTTCACGTACCTGATCGGGACGATGCCGCTGCTGCTCCTGCGCCAGCCCGAGGACCCCGCCGAGCGCGACCACCGCCTGCGGCTCGTCAGCTGCTCGGGGATCGTGCCGGAGCTGCACGCCGAGTTCGAGCGCCGCTGGAACGTGCCGTGGCGCGAGGCGTACGGGATGACCGAGACCGGCCTCGACCTGCACGTCCCGATCGACGACGCCGCGAGCGTCGGCAGCGGCTCGGTCGGCCGGCCGGCGCTCGGCAAGGAGGCGCGGATCGTCGGCGCCGGCGACGCGCCGCTGCCCGACGGCGAGGCGGGCGAGCTGGTCGTGCGCGGCGGCGTGATGATGCAGGGGTACTGGAACCGCCCCGAGGAGACCGCCAGCACGCTGCGCGGCGGCTGGCTGCACACCGGCGACCTCGCGGTGCGCGCGCCGGACGGCTCCTACCGGCTCGTCGGGCGGTTGAAGGACATGGTCCGCCGCGGCGGCGAGAACGTCGCCGCGCAGGAGGTCGAAGCGGTGATCGCGACCCATCCCGCCGTCGCGACCGTCGCCGTGATCGCCGTCCCCGACGAGCTGCTGATCGAGGAGGTCAAGGCGGTCGTCGAGCTGCGCGACGGCGCCGTCGTGACCGCCCCCGAGCTGCACGCGTTCGCGGCCGAGCGGCTGGCGAGATTCAAGGTCCCGCGCTTCTGGGCGTTCGCCGGCGACCTGCCGCGCACCCCCTCCGCGCGCGTCGAGAAGCACAAGCTCGACGCCGGTCGCGAAGACTGCTGGGACGCGACGGCGGAGACGGTTCGATGA
- a CDS encoding amidohydrolase family protein codes for MIVDARVRLPQALRPPLDAGSAELLADYGAVFDSDVGRDGDALLRELDEAGVDHAIVHAEYESGDHADALNEAVAALVAAHPQRLSGFGTVTLAPLRPGRTLAQLRRVERYGLKGVNVQPAFFDLAIDDRRLYPLYAAAEESGLVVGLHTGVNYSRRHAIRGERPELLDQVACDFPGLTLVACHAGWPWATEMAAVARRHPTVLLDFGGIAPKYLGQPGSGWDVLMRYVAKLLSRQAMFATDWPVFPHARALAEWRALGLEEDVLAAVLGGNAARLLGLATSGDDDAVGAGAAAGGTAAATEGTR; via the coding sequence ATGATCGTCGACGCACGCGTGCGCCTGCCGCAGGCGCTGCGCCCGCCGCTCGACGCCGGCAGCGCCGAGCTGCTGGCCGATTACGGCGCCGTCTTCGACAGCGACGTCGGCCGCGACGGCGACGCGCTGCTGCGCGAGCTGGACGAGGCCGGCGTCGACCACGCGATCGTCCACGCCGAGTACGAGAGCGGCGACCACGCCGACGCGCTCAACGAGGCCGTCGCCGCGCTCGTCGCCGCGCACCCGCAGCGGCTGTCGGGCTTCGGCACCGTCACGCTCGCGCCGCTGCGACCGGGGCGGACGCTCGCCCAGCTGCGCCGCGTCGAGCGGTACGGGCTGAAGGGTGTCAACGTCCAGCCGGCGTTCTTCGACCTCGCGATCGACGACCGCCGTCTCTACCCGCTCTACGCCGCCGCGGAGGAGTCGGGGCTCGTCGTCGGACTGCACACCGGCGTCAACTACTCGCGCCGCCACGCGATCCGCGGCGAGCGCCCGGAGCTGCTCGACCAGGTCGCGTGCGACTTCCCCGGCCTGACGCTCGTCGCCTGCCACGCCGGCTGGCCGTGGGCGACCGAGATGGCTGCGGTCGCACGGCGCCACCCGACCGTGCTGCTCGACTTCGGCGGGATCGCGCCGAAGTACCTCGGCCAGCCCGGCTCCGGTTGGGACGTGCTGATGCGCTACGTCGCCAAGCTGCTGTCGAGGCAGGCGATGTTCGCGACCGACTGGCCCGTCTTCCCGCACGCGCGGGCGCTCGCCGAGTGGCGCGCGCTGGGGCTGGAGGAGGACGTGCTCGCGGCCGTGCTCGGCGGCAACGCCGCGCGCCTGCTGGGGCTGGCGACGAGCGGCGACGACGACGCGGTAGGCGCCGGCGCGGCGGCGGGCGGGACCGCAGCGGCGACGGAGGGGACGCGATGA
- a CDS encoding enoyl-CoA hydratase/isomerase family protein produces the protein MTAVRYASHPDGVGEITLDRPARHNAVDVALVEGLHDALAAAATDGARALLLRGAGPSFCSGHDLEAAAPASTAELRRHVERLQDVSRILRATVPSVAAVHGHAIGAGCELALSCDLVVAASDARFRMPEVPLGLAIGGGSSALLVHAVGPLRARELVLLGEPFDAARAHALGLVNAVVEPPELPARARALAATLAAQPPRALAAAKDVLHAVADDALERAYALETDAMVATNDSDEAAAAAAAFLGRR, from the coding sequence ATGACCGCCGTGCGCTACGCGAGCCACCCCGACGGGGTCGGCGAGATCACGCTCGACCGGCCGGCGCGCCACAACGCCGTCGACGTCGCGCTCGTCGAGGGCCTGCACGACGCGCTCGCCGCCGCCGCGACGGACGGCGCCCGCGCGCTGCTGCTGCGGGGCGCCGGCCCGTCGTTCTGCTCCGGTCACGACCTCGAGGCGGCGGCACCCGCCTCCACGGCCGAGCTGCGCCGCCACGTCGAGCGGCTGCAGGACGTCAGCCGCATCCTGCGCGCGACGGTGCCGAGCGTCGCCGCCGTGCACGGCCACGCGATCGGCGCCGGCTGCGAGCTGGCGCTCTCGTGCGACCTCGTGGTCGCTGCCTCCGACGCGCGCTTCCGGATGCCGGAGGTGCCGCTCGGGCTGGCGATCGGCGGCGGCTCCTCCGCACTGCTCGTGCACGCCGTCGGCCCGCTGCGGGCACGCGAGCTGGTGCTGCTCGGCGAGCCGTTCGACGCCGCCCGCGCGCACGCGCTCGGGCTCGTCAACGCGGTCGTCGAGCCGCCCGAGCTGCCGGCCCGCGCTCGCGCGCTCGCCGCGACCCTCGCGGCGCAGCCGCCGCGCGCGCTCGCCGCTGCCAAGGACGTGCTGCACGCGGTCGCTGACGACGCGCTGGAGCGTGCCTACGCGCTCGAGACCGACGCGATGGTCGCGACGAACGACTCCGACGAGGCCGCCGCGGCGGCCGCGGCGTTCCTGGGGCGGCGATGA
- a CDS encoding ABC transporter ATP-binding protein, whose translation MSAIELRALVKRYGAHTALGGERGIDLTVDDGELVAILGPSGAGKTTALTLVAGFEEATSGAVVIGGRDVTRLPAHKRDVGVVFQSYALFPHLTVGENVAFPLRTRRVPRAERRERVARALATVGLPGTEERAPATLSGGQQQRIALARALVFEPRILLLDEPLAALDRRLRDQMQVELRALHRELGVTMLLVTHDQEEALTLSDRLVVLHDGAIAQEGPPAEVYRRPANRFVAEFLGASNLLEHDGGLLLVRPEDVRVSANGAADGSGGSGGSGAEDTGVRALVEDSVFLGSRVVCRLRTEDGRVLLAERPAAEQVPVAGERVRASWDPERTALLTDD comes from the coding sequence ATGAGCGCGATCGAGCTGCGCGCGCTCGTCAAGCGCTACGGCGCGCACACGGCGCTCGGCGGCGAGCGCGGGATCGACCTGACCGTCGACGACGGCGAGCTGGTCGCGATCCTCGGCCCCAGCGGCGCCGGCAAGACGACGGCGCTGACGCTCGTCGCCGGCTTCGAGGAGGCGACCTCCGGTGCGGTCGTGATCGGCGGGCGCGACGTGACGCGGCTGCCGGCGCACAAGCGCGACGTCGGCGTCGTCTTCCAGAGCTACGCGCTGTTCCCGCACCTGACGGTCGGCGAGAACGTCGCCTTCCCGCTGCGAACGCGCCGCGTCCCTCGCGCCGAGCGGCGCGAGCGGGTCGCCAGAGCGCTCGCGACGGTCGGCCTGCCCGGCACCGAGGAGCGCGCCCCCGCGACGCTGTCCGGCGGACAGCAGCAGCGGATCGCGCTCGCGCGGGCGCTCGTCTTCGAGCCGCGGATCCTGCTGCTCGACGAGCCGCTGGCGGCGCTCGACCGGCGACTGCGCGACCAGATGCAGGTCGAGCTGCGCGCGCTCCACCGCGAGCTGGGCGTGACGATGCTGCTCGTCACGCACGACCAGGAGGAGGCGCTGACGCTGTCGGACCGGCTCGTCGTGCTGCACGACGGGGCGATCGCGCAGGAGGGGCCGCCGGCGGAGGTCTACCGCCGCCCGGCGAACCGCTTCGTCGCGGAGTTCCTCGGCGCCAGCAACCTGCTCGAACACGACGGCGGCCTGCTGCTGGTGCGGCCCGAGGACGTGCGCGTGAGCGCGAACGGCGCGGCTGACGGGAGCGGCGGGAGCGGCGGGAGCGGCGCCGAGGACACGGGCGTGCGGGCGCTCGTGGAGGACAGCGTCTTCCTCGGCTCGCGCGTGGTCTGCCGCCTGCGGACCGAGGACGGGCGGGTGCTGCTGGCAGAGCGACCGGCGGCGGAGCAGGTCCCGGTCGCAGGCGAGCGCGTGCGCGCGAGCTGGGACCCGGAGCGCACCGCGCTCCTGACCGACGACTGA
- a CDS encoding extracellular solute-binding protein: protein MRRRWCAAMAATTLLATALAGCGSSDDDGGTTTAGAKQSGGVELRVLEAGGASGEAMQKAYIAPFEQATGNSVVRASPSEMGKLQAQVRTGKVTDSIVELDSIQAVAAGALGLTEPIDYAAVRAAPMDPAARHENALCYQYYSTIPAWRAGARALPSVQQFFDVDGYPGKRSLPDYPTFALPLAAVADGVPLDRVFPLDVDRAFAALDRIKDDVDVWWSSGAQPAQLLRDGEVDYALAWSGRIAAQDGIEHTYDGGLLDLGCLVVPRGAPHVEQANALLHEYSLPANQAELARLIPYSGPAEGMARLVAPERAKLLPTGEGNRDVQFLQDPEWWAANYEDVLKRWEAWKLSR, encoded by the coding sequence ATGAGGAGACGGTGGTGCGCGGCGATGGCCGCGACGACGCTGCTCGCGACGGCGCTCGCCGGCTGCGGCAGCAGCGATGACGACGGCGGCACGACGACGGCCGGCGCGAAGCAGTCCGGCGGCGTCGAGCTGCGCGTGCTGGAGGCCGGCGGCGCGTCCGGCGAGGCGATGCAGAAGGCGTACATCGCGCCGTTCGAGCAGGCGACCGGCAACAGCGTCGTGCGCGCGAGCCCGTCGGAGATGGGCAAGCTGCAGGCGCAGGTCAGAACCGGCAAGGTGACCGACTCGATCGTCGAGCTGGACTCGATCCAGGCGGTCGCGGCCGGCGCGCTCGGGCTGACCGAGCCGATCGACTACGCGGCCGTCAGAGCGGCGCCGATGGACCCGGCCGCCAGACACGAGAACGCGCTCTGCTACCAGTACTACTCGACGATCCCGGCGTGGAGAGCGGGCGCCAGAGCGCTCCCCTCCGTGCAGCAGTTCTTCGACGTCGACGGCTACCCGGGCAAGCGCTCGCTGCCCGACTACCCGACATTCGCGCTGCCGCTCGCGGCCGTCGCCGACGGCGTCCCGCTCGACAGGGTCTTCCCGCTCGACGTCGACCGCGCCTTCGCCGCGCTCGACAGGATCAAGGACGACGTCGACGTCTGGTGGTCCTCCGGCGCGCAGCCGGCGCAGCTGCTGCGCGACGGCGAGGTCGACTACGCGCTCGCATGGTCGGGCCGGATCGCCGCCCAGGACGGGATCGAGCACACCTACGACGGCGGGCTGCTCGACCTCGGCTGCCTCGTCGTGCCGAGAGGCGCGCCGCACGTCGAGCAGGCGAACGCGCTGCTGCACGAGTACTCGCTGCCGGCCAACCAGGCCGAGCTGGCGAGGCTGATCCCGTACTCCGGACCCGCCGAGGGGATGGCGAGACTCGTCGCGCCGGAGCGCGCGAAGCTGCTGCCGACCGGCGAGGGCAACCGCGACGTCCAGTTCCTCCAGGACCCGGAGTGGTGGGCGGCCAACTACGAGGACGTCCTCAAGCGATGGGAAGCGTGGAAGCTCAGCCGCTGA
- a CDS encoding ABC transporter permease subunit: MGSVEAQPLSERGGGGRGGRTRRAGRALPRPRIGRGAAFLAPLTLLTLVAFDVPLALLLGQSVFDPSATTANYREVVETEAYTRILGSTLRVAAITTAICLLLGYPLALWLARMAPARRRIAIALLVLPFWVSILVRAYAWLVLLGNNGAVNRGLIELGIVGSPVQFLYDSAGVTLGTVSILLPFLVLPLYAGIARVDTRLLGAAASLGAGPATVLRRVLLPLTFPAALAGAVLVFVLTLGFFVTPAVLGGGKVPLLATLLDALVNDVGDWGLAAALSVLLLAATALAFALVARLAGRGALVGAMGGGATASETALHRAPVAPVTRGGRVALGTIGCVTFALLVAPVLVVVPMSFSSAATLEFPPPGFSLRWYDALFSDATWLDAARSSALLALAASAIALVLGAAAAYGLARRRGHGGGLLLAHFVAPVATPTIITAVALYVAGAKTGLLGSWGGLLAAHVVLVAPFVVIVLAPAFRTVDERLERAAWSLGASRLTALRRVVLPPLLPSLLSAWLFAFLVSFDELVVTYFVAGTHETLPKRMFNELAVEITPMVTAVSTLLVALTAAALALSLAAGRRAGGRSPPTD, translated from the coding sequence ATGGGAAGCGTGGAAGCTCAGCCGCTGAGCGAGCGCGGCGGCGGCGGCCGCGGCGGCCGCACGCGCCGCGCAGGTCGCGCCCTCCCCCGCCCGCGGATCGGGCGGGGGGCGGCGTTCCTCGCGCCGCTGACGCTGCTGACGCTCGTCGCCTTCGACGTCCCGCTCGCGCTGCTGCTCGGGCAGAGCGTCTTCGACCCGTCCGCGACGACCGCCAACTACCGCGAGGTCGTCGAGACCGAGGCGTACACGCGGATCCTCGGCTCGACGCTGCGCGTCGCGGCGATCACGACCGCGATCTGCCTGCTGCTCGGCTACCCGCTCGCGCTCTGGCTCGCGCGAATGGCGCCGGCCCGCCGACGGATCGCGATCGCGCTGCTGGTGCTGCCGTTCTGGGTCTCGATCCTCGTGCGCGCGTACGCATGGCTCGTGCTGCTCGGCAACAACGGCGCCGTCAACCGCGGGCTGATCGAGCTGGGGATCGTCGGCAGCCCCGTGCAGTTCCTCTATGACAGCGCCGGCGTCACGCTCGGCACCGTCTCGATCCTGCTGCCGTTCCTGGTGCTGCCGCTGTACGCCGGGATCGCGCGCGTCGACACGCGCCTGCTCGGCGCCGCCGCGTCGCTCGGCGCCGGCCCCGCGACCGTGCTGCGGCGCGTGCTGCTGCCGCTGACCTTCCCCGCGGCACTGGCCGGTGCGGTGCTCGTGTTCGTGCTGACGCTCGGCTTCTTCGTCACGCCCGCGGTGCTCGGCGGCGGCAAGGTGCCGCTGCTGGCGACGCTGCTCGACGCGCTCGTCAACGACGTCGGCGACTGGGGTCTGGCGGCGGCGCTGTCGGTGCTGCTGCTGGCCGCGACCGCGCTCGCCTTCGCGCTCGTCGCGCGGCTCGCCGGCCGCGGCGCGCTGGTCGGCGCGATGGGCGGCGGCGCGACGGCGAGCGAGACGGCGCTGCACCGCGCGCCGGTCGCGCCCGTCACGCGCGGCGGCCGCGTCGCGCTCGGCACGATCGGCTGCGTCACGTTCGCGCTGCTCGTAGCGCCGGTGCTCGTCGTCGTGCCGATGTCGTTCTCAAGCGCCGCGACGCTGGAGTTCCCGCCGCCCGGCTTCTCGCTGCGCTGGTACGACGCGCTCTTCTCCGACGCGACCTGGCTCGACGCCGCGCGCTCCTCCGCCCTGCTCGCACTCGCCGCCAGCGCGATCGCGCTCGTGCTCGGCGCGGCCGCCGCCTACGGGCTCGCGCGCCGCCGCGGGCACGGCGGCGGTCTGCTGCTCGCGCACTTCGTCGCGCCGGTCGCGACGCCGACGATCATCACCGCCGTCGCGCTCTACGTCGCGGGCGCGAAGACCGGTCTGCTCGGCAGCTGGGGCGGGCTGCTGGCCGCGCACGTCGTGCTCGTCGCGCCGTTCGTCGTGATCGTGCTGGCGCCGGCATTCCGGACGGTCGACGAGCGGCTGGAGCGGGCCGCCTGGTCGCTCGGCGCGTCGCGGCTGACGGCGCTGCGGCGTGTCGTGCTGCCGCCGCTGCTGCCGAGCCTGCTGTCGGCGTGGCTGTTCGCCTTCCTCGTCAGCTTCGACGAGCTGGTCGTGACGTACTTCGTCGCGGGCACGCACGAGACGCTGCCGAAGCGGATGTTCAACGAGCTGGCAGTCGAGATCACGCCGATGGTCACGGCCGTCTCGACGCTGCTCGTCGCCCTCACCGCGGCCGCGCTCGCGCTGTCGCTCGCCGCCGGCCGTCGTGCCGGCGGCAGATCACCGCCAACCGACTGA